A genomic stretch from Frigoribacterium sp. PvP032 includes:
- a CDS encoding winged helix-turn-helix domain-containing protein: MPRDRLSPALARRVALAAQGLGRPTAAPGSTAVGTRQLTGLVDRLGLLQIDSVNVFERSHHLPVFARLGHYDRDALDRLVFAPRGRFVEYWAHEAAILPISTWPLMRWRMRDHDDRWRADEGSWLSTKPEMARWLLDEIREKGPLPASLVEHDADLFPSPTRTGPWWGWGDVKRGLEALFRVGALVSAGRRRFERVYALPEQVLPDAVLGVEVDRAEAHRQLVAHAARASGVATASDLADYWRLKAADVAPALRELHDAGVVRPVTVDGWAAPAWLHSEARLPRRVEADALLSPFDPVVWHRPRAERLFGFRYRIEIYTPQAKRVHGYYVLPVLQDDQLVARVDLKSDRQAGVLRVQASWRERDLPVDVDRLAALLGRAAAWQGLGGVEVVPRGDLAAELGPAVEASGSGSG, encoded by the coding sequence GTGCCCCGCGACCGCCTGTCTCCTGCCCTCGCCCGCCGCGTCGCCCTGGCGGCACAGGGTCTCGGCCGTCCGACCGCGGCCCCGGGCTCGACTGCCGTGGGCACCCGTCAGCTCACCGGCCTCGTCGACCGGCTCGGCCTGCTGCAGATCGACTCGGTGAACGTCTTCGAGCGCAGCCACCACCTCCCCGTCTTCGCCCGGCTGGGCCACTACGACCGCGACGCGCTCGACCGGCTCGTGTTCGCGCCGAGAGGGCGGTTCGTCGAGTACTGGGCGCACGAGGCGGCGATCCTGCCGATCTCGACCTGGCCTCTGATGCGCTGGCGCATGCGCGACCACGACGACCGCTGGCGTGCCGACGAGGGCTCCTGGCTCTCGACGAAGCCCGAGATGGCGCGTTGGCTGCTCGACGAGATCCGCGAGAAGGGCCCGCTGCCCGCGAGCCTGGTCGAGCACGACGCCGACCTGTTCCCGTCGCCGACCCGCACCGGCCCGTGGTGGGGCTGGGGCGACGTCAAGCGCGGTCTCGAGGCGCTGTTCCGGGTGGGGGCGCTCGTCAGCGCCGGCCGCCGCCGCTTCGAGCGCGTCTACGCCCTGCCAGAGCAGGTGCTGCCCGACGCGGTGCTCGGCGTCGAGGTGGACCGGGCAGAGGCGCACCGTCAGCTGGTCGCCCACGCGGCCCGCGCCTCCGGCGTCGCCACCGCCTCCGACCTCGCCGACTACTGGCGGCTCAAGGCGGCCGACGTGGCGCCGGCGCTCCGCGAGCTGCACGATGCGGGCGTCGTGCGGCCCGTGACGGTCGACGGCTGGGCCGCGCCCGCGTGGCTGCACTCCGAGGCGCGGCTGCCCCGCCGTGTCGAGGCCGACGCCCTGCTGTCGCCGTTCGACCCCGTCGTGTGGCACCGGCCCCGGGCCGAGCGGCTCTTCGGGTTCCGCTACCGAATCGAGATCTACACGCCGCAGGCGAAGCGGGTGCACGGCTACTACGTGCTGCCGGTGCTGCAGGACGACCAGCTCGTCGCCCGCGTCGACCTCAAGAGCGACCGGCAGGCGGGCGTCCTGCGTGTGCAGGCCTCGTGGCGCGAGCGCGACCTGCCGGTCGACGTGGATCGTCTCGCGGCGCTGCTGGGCCGGGCGGCCGCCTGGCAGGGGCTCGGCGGGGTCGAGGTGGTGCCGAGGGGCGACCTCGCCGCCGAGCTCGGGCCCGCCGTCGAGGCATCGGGCTCGGGCTCGGGCTAG
- the greA gene encoding transcription elongation factor GreA yields the protein MSQDNDATTWLTPDARDRLQAELETLSGEGRAEIVGRIEAAREEGDLKENGGYHAAKDEQGKIEARIRTLINLLKHATVGESTAADGIVGPGTVVTATIAGDPSTFLLGNREIIAPGSDLSVYSETSPLGQAINGVKVGTTTSYTAPNGKEITVTVSAVETYVP from the coding sequence ATGAGCCAAGACAACGACGCCACCACCTGGCTGACGCCCGACGCCCGCGACCGCCTCCAGGCCGAGCTCGAGACGCTGAGCGGCGAGGGCCGGGCCGAGATCGTGGGCCGCATCGAGGCCGCTCGCGAAGAGGGCGACCTCAAGGAGAACGGCGGCTACCACGCCGCGAAGGACGAGCAGGGCAAGATCGAGGCGCGCATCCGCACCCTGATCAACCTGCTCAAGCACGCGACCGTCGGCGAGTCCACTGCCGCCGACGGCATCGTCGGCCCCGGCACCGTCGTGACCGCGACGATCGCCGGCGACCCCAGCACGTTCCTCCTCGGCAACCGCGAGATCATCGCGCCGGGCAGCGACCTCTCGGTCTACAGCGAGACGAGCCCGCTCGGCCAGGCCATCAACGGCGTCAAGGTCGGCACCACGACCAGCTACACGGCGCCGAACGGCAAGGAGATCACGGTCACCGTCAGCGCGGTCGAGACCTACGTCCCCTGA
- a CDS encoding DUF4307 domain-containing protein, translating into MPPAPSPAAAPEQPVGQPRDGASARLDARYGRSTGTRRRGRLTAIVVAASFVVVFAAWVVFAAFDGDGSKLESTDVGYTVLDDRAVDVQYTISTQPGTEVSCAVQAQNQKFSIVGWKVVHLPASPTHSTTYTTSLATSERAVTGLIYECWLP; encoded by the coding sequence ATGCCCCCCGCACCATCGCCGGCTGCAGCACCCGAGCAGCCCGTCGGCCAGCCGCGCGACGGCGCCTCGGCCCGGCTCGACGCCCGCTACGGGCGCAGCACCGGCACCCGTCGGCGCGGCCGCCTGACCGCGATCGTCGTCGCCGCCTCCTTCGTGGTCGTGTTCGCCGCGTGGGTCGTCTTCGCCGCCTTCGACGGCGACGGCTCGAAGCTCGAGAGCACGGACGTCGGCTACACGGTGCTCGACGACCGCGCGGTCGACGTGCAGTACACGATCAGCACGCAGCCGGGCACCGAGGTGAGCTGCGCCGTGCAGGCCCAGAACCAGAAGTTCAGCATCGTGGGCTGGAAGGTCGTGCACCTGCCGGCCTCGCCGACGCACTCCACGACCTACACGACCTCGCTCGCGACCAGCGAACGCGCCGTGACAGGGTTGATCTACGAGTGCTGGCTTCCGTAG
- the ilvA gene encoding threonine ammonia-lyase, with amino-acid sequence MSDLTIAGPTLLEIEQARERVSRVARVTPMESSRFLAELLGSPVHLKCENLQRTGSYKIRGAYNRLTQLTDDEKSRGVVAASAGNHAQGVAFAARELGIAATIFMPVGVALPKLQATREYGADVVLSGHDVEQALRAAAEFAASTGAALIPPFDHPDVVAGQGTLGLEILEQVPDVDTIIVPIGGGGLIAGVASAVKQQNARTGRTVRVIGVQAANAAPYAVSMASGVRTDITALPTIADGIAVARPGVLNFEIVRETVDQVVTVGDDDTARAMLVLLERAKLVVEAAGAVGVAAVMTEQVRDLGTTVIVLSGGNIDPLMMERVISRGLAAAERYLKLRVGLPDRPGQLTRVSQILSDANANVVEVLHTRHQRGLQISEVELELSVETRGPDHVEDVLRRLREAGFEPNVDF; translated from the coding sequence ATGTCTGACCTCACGATCGCCGGTCCCACGCTGCTCGAGATCGAGCAGGCGCGAGAACGCGTCTCGCGCGTGGCCCGGGTCACGCCGATGGAGAGCTCGCGGTTCCTCGCCGAGCTGCTCGGGTCGCCCGTGCACCTCAAGTGCGAGAACCTGCAGCGCACCGGCTCGTACAAGATCCGGGGCGCCTACAACCGCCTCACCCAGCTGACCGACGACGAGAAGTCGCGCGGCGTCGTCGCGGCCTCTGCCGGCAACCACGCCCAGGGCGTGGCGTTCGCCGCGCGTGAGCTGGGCATCGCCGCCACGATCTTCATGCCCGTCGGGGTCGCTCTGCCCAAGCTGCAGGCGACGCGCGAGTACGGCGCCGACGTGGTGCTCAGCGGCCACGACGTCGAGCAGGCGCTGCGGGCGGCCGCCGAGTTCGCGGCGAGCACCGGCGCGGCCCTCATCCCGCCGTTCGACCACCCCGACGTCGTCGCGGGCCAGGGCACCCTCGGCCTCGAGATCCTCGAGCAGGTGCCCGACGTCGACACGATCATCGTGCCCATCGGCGGCGGCGGGCTGATCGCCGGCGTCGCCAGCGCGGTGAAGCAGCAGAACGCGCGGACCGGCCGCACGGTCCGCGTCATCGGGGTGCAGGCGGCCAACGCCGCTCCCTACGCGGTCTCGATGGCGAGCGGCGTCCGCACCGACATCACGGCCCTGCCGACCATCGCCGACGGCATCGCCGTCGCCCGGCCCGGCGTGCTCAACTTCGAGATCGTGCGCGAGACCGTCGACCAGGTCGTCACGGTCGGCGACGACGACACGGCCAGGGCCATGCTCGTCCTGCTCGAGCGCGCGAAGCTCGTCGTCGAGGCGGCCGGCGCCGTGGGCGTCGCCGCCGTGATGACCGAGCAGGTGCGCGACCTCGGCACGACGGTGATCGTGCTCAGCGGCGGCAACATCGACCCCCTGATGATGGAGCGCGTCATCAGCCGCGGCCTCGCCGCCGCCGAGCGCTACCTCAAGCTCCGTGTCGGCCTGCCCGACCGTCCTGGGCAGCTCACCCGTGTCTCGCAGATCCTGTCCGACGCGAACGCGAACGTCGTGGAGGTGCTGCACACCCGTCACCAGCGGGGCCTGCAGATCAGCGAGGTCGAGCTCGAGCTCAGCGTCGAGACCCGTGGGCCGGACCACGTCGAGGACGTCCTCCGGCGCCTCCGCGAGGCCGGCTTCGAGCCGAACGTCGACTTCTAG
- a CDS encoding M48 family metalloprotease — protein sequence MYSAIARNKRNTVFIVLIFLLIVGALGFAASALWNSPSIGFVVLVGAAVYALIQYFAAGRQALSMSDAQEVDATTAPRLWRTVENLSITMGMPMPKVYVVVDPAPNAFATGRDPEHAVVAATTGLLALMDDAELQGVMAHEMGHVKNYDIRVSTMVFGLVVAVGFLADVLMRMSFLSALTGGRSNNGNGNGGGGGSNPVFLVLGLVAMIIAPLAAAGVQAAVSRQREYLADATGALTTRHPEGLASALEKLGAHGRPMQQQSTSMSHLWISDPMKPGVMDRLFSTHPPLADRVARLRENASRF from the coding sequence CGCTCGGCTTCGCCGCGTCCGCGCTCTGGAACAGCCCCTCCATCGGGTTCGTCGTCCTGGTGGGCGCCGCGGTCTACGCGCTGATCCAGTACTTCGCGGCGGGCCGGCAGGCGCTCTCGATGAGCGATGCGCAGGAGGTCGACGCGACCACCGCGCCCCGTCTCTGGCGCACGGTCGAGAACCTCTCCATCACCATGGGCATGCCGATGCCGAAGGTGTACGTCGTCGTCGACCCCGCGCCCAACGCGTTCGCGACCGGGCGTGACCCGGAGCACGCGGTCGTGGCGGCCACGACGGGCCTGCTCGCGCTGATGGACGACGCCGAGCTGCAGGGCGTCATGGCGCACGAGATGGGCCACGTCAAGAACTACGACATCCGCGTCTCGACCATGGTCTTCGGGCTGGTCGTCGCCGTCGGGTTCCTGGCCGACGTCCTGATGCGGATGTCCTTCCTCAGCGCCCTGACCGGGGGGCGGAGCAACAACGGCAACGGCAACGGGGGAGGTGGTGGCTCGAACCCGGTCTTCCTGGTGCTCGGGCTCGTCGCGATGATCATCGCGCCGCTCGCCGCCGCGGGCGTCCAGGCGGCGGTCTCCCGCCAGCGCGAGTACCTCGCCGACGCCACCGGGGCGCTCACCACCCGCCACCCCGAGGGGCTGGCCAGCGCGCTCGAGAAGCTCGGCGCCCACGGTCGCCCCATGCAGCAGCAGAGCACCTCGATGTCGCACCTGTGGATCAGCGACCCGATGAAGCCGGGCGTCATGGACCGCCTCTTCAGCACGCACCCGCCGCTCGCCGATCGCGTGGCCCGGCTGCGCGAGAACGCGTCGCGCTTCTAG
- a CDS encoding AI-2E family transporter, with protein sequence MMRRSRLPRGAAEKVTDPSAPAGWAPDPSVPRGMVIAGAWSWRVLLVVAVVAVFVWLVIQLRIIVIPFLVALLVSALLVPFSGWLQRHRWPKWVAVVVSLVGFLVVVAGLFTLVVLQIVDGWPALRDRSVASYGELKDFLLASPLHLTEGQLNGYVRDAVAALQQDSQPLLRGALSIGSTAGHVGAGLVLMLFTTIFLLVGGGEIWRWLVRLFPRAARDAVDGAGRAGWLTLTNFVKVQIFVAFVDAVGIGLGALLLGLPLVAPIAIAVFLGSFVPVVGAVATGAIAVVIALVYNGWVVALLMLAVVILVQQIEGHLLQPFVMGSAVKVHPLAVVFAVAAGALLAGIPGALFAVPVIAVLNVMIGYVARGSWRTGTRPTSADVTSPGKATDV encoded by the coding sequence ATGATGCGCCGCAGCAGGCTCCCGCGGGGAGCGGCAGAGAAGGTGACCGACCCGAGCGCCCCCGCAGGGTGGGCGCCCGACCCGTCGGTGCCGCGTGGCATGGTGATCGCCGGTGCGTGGTCGTGGCGCGTCCTGCTCGTCGTGGCGGTCGTCGCCGTGTTCGTCTGGCTCGTCATCCAGCTCCGCATCATCGTCATCCCCTTCCTCGTGGCGCTGCTCGTCTCGGCCCTGCTGGTCCCGTTCTCCGGTTGGCTGCAGCGGCACCGCTGGCCGAAGTGGGTCGCGGTCGTCGTGAGCCTCGTCGGCTTCCTGGTCGTCGTCGCGGGGCTCTTCACCCTCGTCGTGCTGCAGATCGTCGACGGGTGGCCGGCGCTGCGCGATCGGTCCGTCGCCTCCTACGGCGAGCTCAAGGACTTCCTGCTGGCGTCGCCGCTGCACCTCACCGAGGGGCAGCTGAACGGATACGTGCGCGACGCGGTGGCGGCCCTCCAACAGGACAGCCAGCCCCTCCTCCGCGGCGCGCTGTCCATCGGCTCGACGGCCGGCCACGTCGGCGCCGGGCTCGTGCTGATGCTCTTCACGACGATCTTCCTGCTCGTCGGCGGCGGCGAGATCTGGCGCTGGCTCGTGCGGCTCTTCCCGCGCGCCGCACGCGACGCGGTCGACGGGGCGGGGCGGGCCGGCTGGCTGACGCTCACGAACTTCGTCAAGGTGCAGATCTTCGTGGCGTTCGTCGACGCCGTCGGCATCGGGCTCGGCGCCCTGCTGCTCGGGCTGCCGCTCGTCGCGCCGATCGCCATCGCGGTGTTCCTCGGGTCGTTCGTGCCCGTGGTGGGCGCCGTCGCGACCGGGGCGATCGCGGTCGTGATCGCGCTCGTCTACAACGGCTGGGTCGTCGCCCTCCTGATGCTCGCGGTCGTGATCCTGGTCCAGCAGATCGAGGGGCACCTCCTGCAGCCCTTCGTCATGGGCAGCGCCGTCAAGGTGCACCCCCTGGCCGTCGTCTTCGCGGTGGCGGCGGGCGCCCTGCTCGCCGGCATCCCCGGCGCTCTCTTCGCGGTGCCCGTCATCGCTGTCCTCAACGTCATGATCGGCTATGTCGCGAGGGGCTCGTGGCGCACGGGCACCCGTCCGACGTCCGCCGACGTCACCTCGCCCGGAAAGGCCACGGATGTCTGA
- the mca gene encoding mycothiol conjugate amidase Mca, which yields MTLRLLAVHAHPDDESSKGSATYAYYRSLGAEVLVVSCTGGEQGSILNEQLEARAHAERDIAGLRVHEMRAAQEAMGIQHLWLGYADSGLPAEGEPVAVNSFATIPLEISAEPLVAVIRRFRPQVLVTYDEIGGYPHPDHIRTHEISMEAFRAASDAARYPAAGEPWQIDKVYYDRMFSAGRVGAMITHLKAEDPESPLIERLTEMLERFSDRPDLATTHVPVSEFFPVRDAALRAHASQVPLDSAFFFWPHDLQVAAWPTEDFQLVESRVDSPVPETDLFAGVTDPDTGLVGVQAR from the coding sequence GTGACCCTGCGCCTCTTGGCCGTCCACGCCCATCCCGACGACGAGTCCAGCAAGGGCTCGGCCACCTACGCCTACTACCGCAGCCTCGGTGCCGAGGTGCTCGTCGTGAGCTGCACGGGGGGCGAGCAGGGCTCGATCCTCAACGAGCAGCTCGAGGCCCGCGCCCACGCCGAGCGCGACATCGCCGGCCTCCGCGTGCACGAGATGCGTGCCGCGCAGGAGGCGATGGGCATCCAGCACCTCTGGCTCGGCTACGCCGACTCCGGCCTGCCGGCCGAGGGCGAGCCGGTCGCGGTCAACTCGTTCGCCACGATCCCTCTCGAGATCAGCGCCGAGCCGCTCGTCGCGGTCATCCGCCGGTTCCGGCCCCAGGTGCTGGTCACGTACGACGAGATCGGCGGCTACCCGCACCCCGACCACATCCGCACCCACGAGATCTCGATGGAGGCGTTCCGGGCGGCGTCCGACGCCGCCCGCTACCCGGCCGCGGGCGAGCCCTGGCAGATCGACAAGGTCTACTACGACCGGATGTTCAGCGCCGGCCGCGTCGGCGCGATGATCACGCACCTGAAGGCTGAGGACCCGGAGTCGCCCCTGATCGAGCGTCTCACCGAGATGCTCGAGCGCTTCAGCGACCGGCCCGACCTCGCGACGACGCACGTGCCGGTCTCCGAGTTCTTCCCGGTCCGCGACGCTGCCCTCCGCGCGCACGCCAGCCAGGTGCCGCTCGACAGCGCCTTCTTCTTCTGGCCGCACGACCTCCAGGTCGCCGCGTGGCCCACGGAGGACTTCCAGCTGGTCGAGTCGCGCGTCGACTCGCCGGTGCCCGAGACCGACCTCTTCGCCGGCGTCACCGACCCCGACACCGGCCTCGTGGGGGTGCAGGCCCGATGA